The following nucleotide sequence is from Miscanthus floridulus cultivar M001 unplaced genomic scaffold, ASM1932011v1 os_2481_1_2, whole genome shotgun sequence.
CTTGGATAAATTATGTAACTCAACATTTCAATCAAGGAGAACCATTTCTTAATTAGAATCTGGAGAAATTTCTTAAGAAGGTGAACCCCGATTATTTTCGAGTTCCTGACCATACTGCTGTCAAGCAGCGCTCATATTTCACAAGGGTGTGCTAAGAAGATAAAAGATGCAGTAACAAAACGTTACAGGGGTTCCAGGGAGAGAGAGGGCCTATCATATCCACAAATTGGGGTGAACTGCTTCAACATCATTCTAATCATGAATCAACGCTATTTACAAGTTTGAGCCAAGATTCATGCGTCTCCCTTGTTCATCTCTGAAGGTATAGCTGAAGCTTTGCATATTGGACACCAGTTCTTCTGTCTAAGCCATTCGTGAATACAGCACACATGGTACTGATGTTCACATTGCATTGTACCAATCTCTTCACCTTCCACTTATTCCTCCTGGAACATCAAGTCGGTGTCAGTCAGAATGCAGGCTGCAGAACAATAATCATCCAGTGTCTAGGAGACAGATGTTTATTTAAACAAGTAATTGCTGGGAATATGGCATTTCAAAAGGCAAACATGGAGATACATTGTTGGAACAGATACTACAGGTTTAAAGATGTGTGTATTTGGTTGAGGGTGTTGAAGACCTGAAGCTATGAGTTTTATGTGCAACTTTCCACAACATCAGTATACTTTTGTTTCCTTGGCTTGTGTGCACCCTTAGTAATTCCAATTCATCACTACATAGCCCCCCTTCCAGTTAGCCTATGCCTTCTCCGTTTGTCAGGCAAGGCACTAATGCAGTCCCTTTCTTTCCCcaaagaaatgagttgaacatatgaAGCATACCATCAAGTTAAAATTACATTGCCAATTCTAAATCAAAATTTAGAACGGCAATTGAACATTGAAATACTGGAGTAAAAAAAAATACCTGACATATGCTACATTTCACatcatctgctgcaatgttgttcACATCTCTACCAGAATTTCTTGCTTCGTGTACGCTTTGGTTTACACACTTGGCAAATTGCTCTTCATTAAGGGCAGTACTCACTGAGCCAATATGATCTTCCAAAGCAAGTAGTTCCTAAAAAAGATTATCAAAAGAGAGACAAATTACATATCAAAGAACTAAACACAAGCTTTTCCCAAGCCCCAAGGATATTTAATTCGAACAATAATAATGGAGCAAACATGTTGAAAGTAATACCTCATATGACATATTGTCGATATCCAATCTCATATCTTCGTGCTGATCGTGCAAATCAAGGCCACTTAAGAGCAGATTAGTTTCTAGCACCAGCAGTTGCTACCATTTTTTTATTCAGAATATATCTCAGTGCAAAAGTTGGTAAAGGAGAAAACAAAATGGACATCAAGATAAAAGGACAAACCTCATAAGtcaattcatcatcatcttcaatcCTATCCAATGCTAGCAACGCCTACATACAGTAAACATGGCAAACATCATAATTTACTCCTTTGTCGGACAAAAATCAGTATCCTTTATATTGTACATAGCTTTGATTAATTTCATCGCAAatgttttctttaaaaaaaatgacCACTAGGGGAAATACCTCCCCCgaggcattgcattaagaagagaaGCTCAACACAGGattgagaaaaagaaaagggtctGAAGGCCGGACCACCCTGGAACAAGCTGAAACCGGCATAACTCAGTTAGGGTCCTTTTGTTGTGAGACCCAGTATTTGAACCCTGTTTCACAACTGGACACCCTACCACCACATCACTAGTGTGTTCACATCGTAAATAAAAATTTAACAACTCAGAACATGTATTAAATAAGTTACAGAAACCAACCTGTGCAATACCTTCCATGTTTACGTGCCTGTAGCCGTCTCTCTCCCCAAACATACCATGGAACATCTGTTGGGGGCTTTCCTCAGTACGAGACGTAGATCTTCTCCTTTCTGTCTGACTAGTTGAGCCTTGACGATTAGATAAATAAATTGCATGAGGTAATTCTGCATAAAAGGGTCTTCCTAATCTCTCTGGGGGAGTACCATCCATGTGAAAATGACCGCATTCTGGATGAACGCTTGCAACAGTCTCATGCAGAGCAAATACGCTGTCCTCTCTTTCACCTGGTATCATCCTCTCCCTGGCACGCGGAGTAAAAGGTCGTCTAGTCCTTATCGAATCTGTAGGATCCTGAATACTTCTGCTATTGGTCCTTGCTGTTTGTTGAGAAGCTAATTGTTTAACAGCTCTAGCTTGAGGACCAGTACTGCCAGGATAACTAGCATGCGGCTGACTTAAATTAGATTGTTCACTTATTCCCCTTGATCTTGAAGAACTTTCTGCATCAGAAGTTCTCTTCTTTGTAACTTCGACCCTCCTATCACGGACAGAATCAGATGAAGAACATCCTGAAGGCAGAACATCAGATATTGAAGTGCAACCAAGATTTTTTAGGCCACGTCTCTGTGCTCCAGTAATGGTAGTGCCAGGGGCAGTTGATGACCTGACACCAGTAGTTTGTAAAGTATGCCGACGAACAAAAGTGGAAGCACCTTGATGTCTACCTGAATTCGATTCTTCTTTAATCTTTTGCCTATGTGCCATAGCATTCAATGCAGTATTTCTCGAATTAACTGCACGTGCAGAACTCCCTGAAGAACCAAAAACATCTAAAACTCCAAGATCATGGTCTTCTGGCAAGCTTCCTTCAGTAGTTGTTGAGGATGATGAAGCTTCTGATGTACCCTTCTGCATGTATGGATGCCCATCGCCAAATACAGAAGCTTTCTTGCCACTTTGTAGGCGTCTAACCTCAGTTCTTCTGTTACTGCTTTCAGCAATGTCTGTCTCTGCCAAAAAGGGCCGTTTTTGTCTCTCATCGCAATATTTTCTAACAGGAGCTTTTGAAGAGCTTACAGATGATGCCCTAGAACTTGATGAATGAAATGGCCCTTGAAAATACCTTGGCTTCTCTTTGTTTTCAGTGAACCGTGATTTTACAGGATTGAGATTTGAACTCTTCCCTGGCTGCTTGTTGTACTGGCTTGGCCTATCCTCATTGCTTTGATTTCTCAATGAAATGCCAGAACCTCTTATAAGAAACCCAACTAGGGTAGTGGATCTACAGGAAGATTCGTCCATACCAAAATCCAGCAAAATGAATAGTCAGAAGACTTCTGATAGAATTCTGCAACCCGAATTTGTAATGGTTAGAGACAAAGAATTGGAACAAGAGGACGTGAATAGACACGTGCAAGACATACCCAAAAAAATGAAGAAGCAGCACAGCACAGTTCAGAAAAGCAAACTTAGAGAAGGCAATGCTGCCAAGCTCCAAGAGAAATAAACAAATATATAGTAAGCTCAGTATCTTCCCATATCTGATCTTCATTCGCCTTTAAGAGCAAAAAGTTAAGAGGACACGATAAAGTTGTGTCCACAGCAAAAACGGACAAGGGAAGGTTACCCGTATGCTATAGTACTCCTGTGATCTTGTCTGTCTCCTTCCCTCCAACGGAATGAAATTACCGCGACAAGGATCGAGAGGCCCATACATGTCACAGGTAGATTGTGACACAGTATAAGCAGAGCGAGAGCCATTTCTTGGGACCACATATACCGAATAAAACACTTGGGGGCCATTGATCATGATAGCCGTGTGGAAACATCATTCACCTATCTAGCATCCGATGCCTTCAAGTTCCCAAAACAGTAATTAAAAAAAACTGCGAATGAACACCCACGAGTGCGTCAAATGGAAGGACATTGCGATATACTGTATGGCACTACTGAAATTCTTCCATCGCAGAATGAATGCGGGCAGCCTCTGAACAGAGGACAGCGACCACGAAAATTCATTCTGCAACTCCACCTCTGAACTCGCAACTCTACCTCTGAACTCTGAGACATGGGTATTAGTTCCGATTTCCGGAGAGAAAACCTCCGGACATCCATCCACAAATCAAACAGGTGCACCGGACTGATGATTTgaatgaaaaggaaaaaaaacaaataaatcgCAACCGAGTACGCCAATCCAAAGGTGCAACCAAACCGCACCAAATAGCAGCAGTACCCAACCCAGGTTTGTACggccttttgattccaaaatcccCAAATTCAAACATGCCGAACAAGGAAATGATCAGAGGATTCCATCCCAACCTCTAGAACTCCTGTACTGCCTGCCCCCGCCCCACCTGGCCACCCCCCACATCAAATCAAAGGCACCCTCCACCCATCATCGGCTCATCGCCATCCATGCCCCTCCGTACCTCGTGGAAGCCGAAGCGACCGGCGGCGGCGTGCCTGCCTCCCCTCCTCGTCTCCTCGCGGAAATGGGAAGCCGGAGAAGACGGCAAGCAGACGGAGGGAGGATTTGGGCAGATCCCAGGCGGATTTATTTAGCGGCGTTAGCGGGTCGGGTTCGCAGGGAGGGAAACGCGTGATCCCTTCCTCCGGGttaaccgggggggggggggggctccgcCTCCACGTGGCGGCCTGACTGGGCGCGGCACGCACGCGTCGTCGTCGTGGACTCGCCGTAGGTGCGCCCGTGACCCGGGGCGAGGCTCACGCGCAGGCGCGGATGGATCGGAGCCGTTGGGATCGCGCCGTGATTCGTGCTGGACCTGCCGGCCGCACACGGGTTGCCACCGCCGGTCGGAAACTTCAGCGGCGCCGCTGTCTCTTCTCTAACGTCCGAAGAAACGAATCAGCGGAGCTACCGAGCTAGGGTTTCTCTGTGACTTATCCGTTTGGAATTTCATTTTTGAAAGATAATTCCTCCGGTTATGAAGTGTGCTTTTAGGTTCGTTCAAaataatatataataataaagtGTGTGTTTTTAGATTAATAAACTCATAAACATCTAAATAGGTGTATATAAGAAATGAAAAGCATAGCTATCTAAGAAAAAGATTAGTGTGTTTTAACGATGATAGTACAAGTAGCTTTCTTGGCCAAACCATCATTTTCCGTCCTTTTGGAGTGcccttacattcatccattcatcattATCCATCTATCAAAATTTTGAGACGGCTCCATCACACAAGATTCGAAAGCAAGAGCAAGAAAAGGATGCCTACCATTTGGAGCTCGGCCTGCGTTAATTAAAAACTCTGTCCCAAAATCAGATACGTGGCATAAAAAATCTAAACTATAAATCATTTTGTTTTTTCTAAATACATTAAACATAGCAAAAAAAAACTATGCacttagaaaagtcaaaacaattTGTAAGTTAAATGAGGGAGTAATTTATTGGAAAAACCATCCTAAGTTGAAAATTGAATGGCTTTGGTAGATGGTAGTTCAAGATTGTAATATGAATTACTCCAAATTGTATGTCGTTTTGTCATTCCTAATTACATAGTTTTGTTATATTTTttgatatatattatgtctaaatacataataaaaactatgaattttaaaaaaagcaaaaaagacttacaatttgaaacggGGTGagtattttttgaaatttaagaTTTGGAAAACAGATCAAAGACTATTAATTATTTCATGGTTGATAAATGGTTAAAAACATAGAGGCATAATGTCGTGAGTATTGGCCGAATAATAAGGTGTGAAATCCATCTCACTGTTCAATGTAGATGGGATATATTTCCTGTTAGTCTTGGAATTAAAGATAAGTAGGTAAGAGTTAACACGCGATGAGTTGCCACTACTTCTTTCTCAAATGAAACAGGTGCATGGCTTGTTCAAGTCCTAATCTTGCCTCCAGAATCTATTAGACTCTGCAGGTGAGCAATGCCTGTCAGAACAAATGAGGCAAGAATTTTATGGTACGAACATGCCTTCTTATTGACCTCGCAAAAAAAAGGGGTAAAGTACATTTTCAACCTCCAACTCGCAttgaagttcgattttcaaccttcaactatgaaaccgggtAACAGATATCCTCCAATTGTCAaaaccggacaaatttggtcATCCGTTGGTTTCAAAAGcgattttctattttctaataataataaaatttgGTTCGATCTCTAGAAAtttgtaattaatttattttaaattaaaaaaatatgaaactagttcaTGTTTTCTTCGAaaaatgttatatatatatatattgatgttatAATTAAAATTGTTTTAAATTTTGCACAGATTTAATGTATACAATAACATTGCTATTCCCCGCCGGCATTTATTTTAGATGAAATTAGtacttttttttctaaaaatgttaTCTACTTGATTATGGTCTATATATAGGTATTTGGAATTGGTTTATATGTTCCTATTGCTTTATTGCTCGTTGTCATGCCTGTTATTTATTTAAAACAAGTAAGATCTAAACAAGTTTAAATATAgcatcaacatatatatatataacaagaactagtttcatatttttataatttaaaataaattaattacgAACTTCTAGAGATCGAACCGGATTTTTATCattattagaaaatagaaaaccgcttttgaaacaGGCCAATgaccaaatttgtccggtttTGACAGTTGGAGGATGTTTATTACCCagtttcatagttgaaggttgaaaatcgaactttaATGCGAGTTGGAGGTTGAAAAATGTACTTTACAcctccccccccccaaaaaaagggTTTGCTTCACACTGGTTTTTAGCGATTATGTCTACTTCAAGGGTGCatcggcgtgttcgctggttggtttctaggctggctggtgttggtttgttgtgagaggaaaacactgttggttggttGAATAAgcttggctgaaaccaacaagcgaacagggtgcatATTCGGTGATTACTGGTCTTGTGACCAGACCAAGTCCTTTTCTTTGCCATTTTTTTTGACCAAGGAGCCGGCACAGCCCCAAGTACCAACTACCAACTGCAAATTAAAGGGGTGCTTAAACATCGGCGGCTCAATTCGATTGGAACCTTTCAGCCGTTGGAATGACAGTCTAACATATACACAAGCTTCCCAATCAAAACATGTCAAGAGTGTTAAGTAGGCACCTTGAAAAGATAGGGTTAGGTTTTCCTTTGAAGAAAGAAAGGAGAAAGCAGGATTAGGTTGAAAAACAACAGACCTGGTGAACTTGAGTATGCTATGGCAGTTGTAAAtgatttcttttaaaaaaaaatggagTAGTTAGTTCATGCACAATACCGGGAAAGGTGCCTGACGACCAAATCAGCAACGGCACCTGTTCTTAATTCTCGACAATTATCTATAGCACAGTAACAAACAACAGGCAAAGAAACATACAGCCTGACAAAAGTGCATCCATTTTGTAGTAACGGACGGCGCCAAACGGGGGAGCTCCGCCATGCGTGTCTGCTGTACGCGCGTGCACTTTAGTACAAGTCGTAGTATCTGAACTAACACACCACCACACATACCCACACTAGTGTGTAAGCTAGACCTACACCTACACGAAGAGGCTGCACGTGGCTGAGAGATATCCGAAGTCATTCTGGCTTCGTACGTGACGGGCACGTCACACTGACTATTATGGCATATCTACGCATGAGTCACACTGACCATTATGGTATATCCACGCATAAGGCTATACAGGACCTACAAATTTATTACGGAAGAAAAACCCCATGAGGCACGCTGCCAATCCCAGAGATCGAACACACGCCCGATCGCTGGCACAACTGGCGAGCAACCAACCTTGTTTGTTCTCTTGCAGCGTTTATTCGGACATACAGTACGTGTTAAATAAAAAATGAATATATATTAGGAGACAAAGAAAGGTGCCGGATGATAGCATGCACTGTGATGCATAGTTAGTGGCGCTGCAACATCCTTgatcttttttttctcgaacattgAACTATAGCATCTTCTTTAATTTTGTGATGTGCCCTAATTAATCTAGGGCGTGCATGTGTGACTGGAGATTTTGTTCGAATTCTGCGAAATCCTCCTGCGGCGCCAAAGAAAGCTACCTGTCGCCTTGCGCCTTTTGGCTGCGTAGCGCACCTGTGCTTTGCTTTGGCGAAAGGCGGGGGCATCTCGTGCTTGGTCCGTTGCGTTTGGCCATGATTGCTTCGCTTCTCTTCTCAAACAGAAGAACCAGCTGCACACCAGCTTTTGCAAGGAATTGGCCGCATTGGACCCCCCCGCCCTCCGATGTCCGATCCTTCCTTCCCTGCCAGGAAAGCTATGCTACAGCCTTGCATTATGTTGATCTTTCGGTTCGACATCCACTCCCGGATGTCGACCGGTTCTCCAAGTTTCAGCAAAATTTCAGGTGGTTTTTGACATGCCGTGCATGATGATGGGCAGTTGCAAAACCTCTCTGAACTCTGATAAGGTGAAGATAAGGGAGGAGGTCAGGAGGGAGATGGCAGTGGCACAGAGGTTGATCGAGGCGAGGCCACTAGACGAGCATGAATGCAGCACCTGGCGCCCGTCCGGTCCGTTGGTTGTTGGCCAATCATGTAACGGCATCTGTGCACTAATATAACCCAACCCTCACTCGCTCACTGCTTAACCGAACTACCAAGCCATTAGCTGGCGTCGAATCGAATATTCAATGGAAACCCTCGGGTCCTGGCCTGGGAAGGGGGAATCCAGGCATGGCGTGGGGACGACGACTTTGCTTCGAGCTGAATGGTGCAAATGGCTTTTGCTGCTTGACAGCAGAACGCGTCCGGTTTCAGGCACAGTTGTTAAAATCTGCAATTTTACCATGTAATTCGCGCTTTTATGATCTTAGTTAACAAAGGGATCTTATTGTACGTACGATCCTGATCGATGAAGTCTGCGATTGTACGTTTTTTATGTTTAGGATCTTACCTAAAGCCCTCTGATTTGATTCTTGATAAGCTTGGATTCAGGGTATGATTGCTGCAATGCTGTCGCGTGGACAGGCCTGCCGATGCGTTCGAGCTCGAACGTGGCAATAAACTACACCGGACAGACAGATTACAGGGCCCCCTCCTATCTGACATGTCATCCCAGGAGACCAGATTACCGATCCCGCAGGCAGCGTGCGTTCCGGTGCCGCCGTGCCGGACGTGGCAACGGGGCGCGCGTGTGCCGGTGCCGAGCGGGAACGCGGCCGTCCTGCTGCCTGCCGGGTCGCGTCGCGTGCATTTTCTCTCGAGGCCGCGGCATCAGCTGGTGCATGCGCGGCGGCCATAGCAGGCAGGCAGCGGTGCTTGATGGAGTCGTCGTACTTGCCGGTGGGTAGCCACGGCCCAACCCGCTGGAGCCTCTTGCCTGCGTCCTCCCTGCCAGATCAAAAGCAGGCGTACACAGCTTGCGGGTACGGGGACCGGCGGATCGCGCCGCGTCGCCGAACACCGTGCGTGCATGATTGGGTGGAGTCAACGACTCCTCGCGTGCTGCCCCTCCcggactgttttttttttttccttcctgATGAAGCTGGAATCGTGCGGTTTTGGGCGGCCTGCCAAAAAGCCCAGTCGAGAGAGAGACAGCCGCCCACCGCAGCCAGTGCGCGCGATGATACCGGGGCAAACGGCCCATGTTGAGCCTAGAAACCTGGGAAAACTGTTGAAGAGGGCTTACACCATGTTTGTATGCTGGAGACCTATGAAAATTTAAAAACACTAATCATATGTCCCTGAATAAATCAAATTTTTGGGGATATCGTAAGCCAAACATTTTTTTTAAGTTCAACTGCATTTATAGAAAAGAGAACCAAGATTGATGAAATCGAATTAGTATCGTTAGGCACAACataaaatatttttataatatgctCATTTGGTGTCATAAACATTTCTGCTCTTTTCTTTTGGTCATAAAAAGGTTTTGTTTAAGATAACTTTACAAACTGatttatttagggacagaggAAGGTTTTCAACAGCCCCCTCGCAGGCCAAATTCTAAGGGAGAAACTCTTAAGTCTGAatggaaaaatcaaatcaaataatctATTTCTGGATAAAGCCTTCagtaaaaaaaaaacatagtCATGCAATTAAGATTTTAGCATTCCAAAGGGTGTATGTCTAGTAAAATTTGTAGCGTTCTATAATTTAGCCCTCCTCTTAACCTAtttctggatccgccactgaCCCAAATATTTCATAGTGCTACAAAACCAAAGTATTTGCAAAGCTATAGTATTTTTCTGAAACCATCCAAAAAATACTTTGCATCCAAATGACGCCTACTAGTATAATCCCCATCGCCATAGGACCCAATACTTTGCATGCAAACCTGAATTTGGAAACTTATAATGCTATAAACAGGTTGGT
It contains:
- the LOC136535026 gene encoding uncharacterized protein encodes the protein MDESSCRSTTLVGFLIRGSGISLRNQSNEDRPSQYNKQPGKSSNLNPVKSRFTENKEKPRYFQGPFHSSSSRASSVSSSKAPVRKYCDERQKRPFLAETDIAESSNRRTEVRRLQSGKKASVFGDGHPYMQKGTSEASSSSTTTEGSLPEDHDLGVLDVFGSSGSSARAVNSRNTALNAMAHRQKIKEESNSGRHQGASTFVRRHTLQTTGVRSSTAPGTTITGAQRRGLKNLGCTSISDVLPSGCSSSDSVRDRRVEVTKKRTSDAESSSRSRGISEQSNLSQPHASYPGSTGPQARAVKQLASQQTARTNSRSIQDPTDSIRTRRPFTPRARERMIPGEREDSVFALHETVASVHPECGHFHMDGTPPERLGRPFYAELPHAIYLSNRQGSTSQTERRRSTSRTEESPQQMFHGMFGERDGYRHVNMEGIAQALLALDRIEDDDELTYEQLLVLETNLLLSGLDLHDQHEDMRLDIDNMSYEELLALEDHIGSVSTALNEEQFAKCVNQSVHEARNSGRDVNNIAADDVKCSICQEE